In Portunus trituberculatus isolate SZX2019 chromosome 28, ASM1759143v1, whole genome shotgun sequence, one genomic interval encodes:
- the LOC123510305 gene encoding sphingolipid delta(4)-desaturase DES1-like gives MGQHVSRTDFEWSYTAEPHASRRKEILKKHPEIKELFGNDSNLKWWVLGLVSFQLLSLFVVKDLPWLWVFLLAYCIGGTINHSLMLAIHEISHNLAFGHSKPLSNRFLGIFANLPIALPFSVSFKGYHLEHHKFQGDEKLDTDIPTSLEARLFCTTFGKLIWMSLQPLFYALRPVITYPKTPTLLEIVNNIIQLTCNFLVFYYFGGKGIFYLAGGSLLAMGLHPVAGHFISEHYMFHKGFETYSYYGPLNYVTFNVGYHNEHHDFPYVPGSRLPKVREMAPEYYDHLPRHESWVKVIYDFITDPAIGPYARIKRKHAGLLKEE, from the exons ATGGGGCAACACGTGTCAAGGACGGACTTTGAGTGGTCCTACACAGCTGAGCCTCACGCctctagaaggaaggaaatactaA AGAAACACCCAGAGATCAAGGAACTATTTGGCAATGACTCCAACTTGAAGTGGTGGGTACTGGGCTTGGTGAGCTTCCAATTACTGTCCCTTTTTGTGGTAAAGGACCTGCCCTGGCTGTGGGTTTTCCTCTTGGCGTACTGCATTGGCGGCACCATCAACCACTCCCTCATGCTGG CCATCCATGAGATCTCTCACAACCTTGCCTTTGGACACTCCAAGCCACTCTCCAACCGTTTCCTCGGGATATTTGCAAACCTTCCCATTGCATTGCCTTTCTCAGTGTCATTCAAAGGGTACCACTTGGAGCATCACAAA TTCCAAGGAGATGAGAAGCTGGACACTGACATCCCTACCAGCCTGGAGGCACGACTGTTCTGCACCACTTTTGGGAAGCTGATCTGGATGAGTCTGCAGCCACTGTTTTATGCCCTGAGACCTGTTATCACCTACCCCAAGACTCCCACACTCCTGGAAATCGTCAACAACATTATCCAACTCACCTGCAACTTCttggtgttttattattttggaG GAAAGGGGATATTCTATCTGGCTGGGGGATCCTTGCTGGCTATGGGACTCCACCCAGTGGCTGGACACTTCATCTCTGAGCATTATATGTTCCACAAAGGTTTCGAGACATACAGTTATTATGGGCCTCTCAATTATGTCACCTTCAATGTGGGTTATCACAATGAGCACCACGACTTCCCCTATGTCCCTGGGAGCAGACTGCCAAAG GTGCGGGAGATGGCACCAGAATACTATGACCACCTGCCCCGCCATGAGTCGTGGGTGAAGGTAATCTATGACTTCATCACTGACCCTGCCATTGGTCCCTATGCAAGGATCAAGAGGAAGCATGCAGGTTTACTCAAGGAAGAGTAA
- the LOC123510304 gene encoding decapping and exoribonuclease protein-like produces the protein MSRRQYQGYSRPRGSWRGRRGSWRGVEADQPETELVDGNHLMVRSTGLYQGGPRSLGVPNVLGSYTIDSELKVQFNDSMMSVLSKEYIPQDNECLQVELDLNRGWHRVNGYTGTTAETYRQLLQWILKNQKRLKAEDSSNKLLADFVCSRGVLKNIMLAPYAGFVNMDIAVLAQCFKGTIYLTYQHEAQEDQKDKEKSSLLEIYGHKFEQYMRGGDPDQVLECNCQFRCVVKQHVNELSLMYSMNTHGTDQAHHKENFTDMSSFVLLRALKECTEPFKQRNYRRFTLCKWWSESQLSGIPRVLKGTRSQDGIVHTLEMLQAADLPDLAEGEWEPSVCINFLAKFLNFVKEKVLTEPDQIHCFERSASAGKYFLHYHANETSILPKWYTQLLFAPEEEQ, from the exons ATGTCACGGAGGCAGTACCAGGGGTACAGCCGTCCCAGG GGCAGCTGGCGAGGAAGGCGTGGTTCATGGCGTGGTGTTGAAGCTGACCAGCCTGAGACTGAGTTGGTTGATG GAAATCACTTGATGGTTCGATCTACCGGTTTGTACCAAGGTGGTCCCCGCAGCCTCGGGGTCCCCAATGTGCTGGGCTCCTACACTATAGATAGTGAACTTAAAGTTCAGTTTAATGACTCTATGATGTCTGTGCTCAGTAAAGAGTACATTCCCCAAGACAATGAGTGCTTGCAG GTGGAACTAGACCTCAATAGAGGCTGGCACCGGGTTAATGGTTATACAGGGACAACAGCCGAGACTTACAGGCAATTGCTGCAATGGATTCTTAAGAACCAGAAGAGACTGAAAGCTGAAGACTCTTCCAACAA GCTGCTAGCTGACTTTGTGTGCTCAAGGGGAGTACTGAAAAACATCATGCTAGCCCCATATGCAGGTTTTGTGAATATGGACATAGCAGTACTTGCCCAATG TTTCAAGGGGACAATATACTTGACATATCAGCATGAGGCTCAGGAAGAtcagaaggacaaggaaaaaagtagcCTCCTTGAAATCTACGGCCACAAGTTTGAACAATACATGAGAGGAG gAGATCCTGACCAAGTTCTGGAATGCAACTGCCAGTTCCGTTGTGTAGTTAAACAACACGTGAATGAGCTCAGCCTCATGTACTCTATGAACACACATGGAACAGACCAGGCTCACCACAAAGAAAACTTCACAGACATGAGTAGCTTTGTGTTGCTGAGGGCCCTCAAGGAATGCACTGAGCCATTTAAACAAAGGAACTACAGAAG GTTCACTCTCTGTAAATGGTGGAGTGAAAGCCAGCTGTCTGGCATCCCCCGGGTGCTGAAGGGCACCAGGAGCCAAGATGGCATAGTGCACACACTGGAGATGCTTCAGGCAGCTGACTTACCAGACCTGGCAGAG GGTGAATGGGAACCATCAGTCTGCATCAACTTCTTGGCCAAGTTCCTCAACTTTGTCAAGGAAAAGGTGCTCACTGAACCAGACCAAATCCACTGTTTTGAGAGGTCAGCCTCTGCTGGAAAATACTTTCTTCACTACCATGCAAATGAAACAAGCATCCTTCCCAAGTGGTATACCCAGCTTCTCTTTGCCCCTGAAGAAGAACAGTGA
- the LOC123510303 gene encoding decapping and exoribonuclease protein-like, which translates to MVTAHKVSFKVHQTITYPDLYDKSDKRFITLLRSSIISKNITSGTQRTFPLVRVARTARYVSVRISVQCADIVRYCVQQGTQIMSWRQQKETEPLAKGDSAWRGDGCEEQREAERPLQLPKLVDGNHLMVRSASLFKGGPRTLEVPEVVGFYSVDSEKKVHFDDSAMSVLSEKYIPQENERMKVELDLNKGKDQYREFTTSTTDIFRQFLQWILKNQKELTDENSPNKLKADIVVARVILQNIMEAPYASSAQFSMILFAQYFKGSIYIDYPTYGDDDDDYDEEEEEYEEIEVDPILGVYGHKFEQYMTGGDPNEVVHCNRQFRCVLKQHLNEMTLLHQITTDAIDRSRHQDNFKDMSSFVSLKACVERFKPNKIRNFRKYTLRGWWSESQLSGIARVLKGTRSQDGIVHTLEMLQVADLPDLAGGEWEPSVCINFLVKFLNFVKEKVLAEPDRVHCFYRPPSAGHCFLHLYGQKGTEILPDWYTQHLFVSEEENNY; encoded by the exons ATGGTAACTGCTCACAAGGTGTCTTTCAAAGTGCATCAGACGATTACCTACCCTGACCTATATGACAAATCGGACAAACGTTTTATCACGCTTTTGAGAAGTTCAATTATATCTAAGAATATCACCAGTGGTACCCAGCGCACCTTTCCTCTGGTAAGGGTTGCAAGGACAGCTAGGTACGTTTCAGTACGTATCTCTGTGCAGTGTGCGGACATCGTGCGTTACTGCGTACAGCAAGGAACCCAGATAATGTCCTGGCGCCAGCAAAAGGAGACGGAGCCACTTGCG AAAGGAGACAGCGCCTGGCGAGGTGATGGTTGTGAGGAACAGCGGGAAGCTGAGCGGCCTTTACAACTGCCAAAGTTGGTCGACG GAAATCACTTGATGGTTCGTTCCGCCAGTTTGTTTAAAGGTGGACCTCGCACTCTGGAGGTTCCGGAAGTGGTGGGCTTCTACTCTGTGGATAGTGAGAAGAAAGTCCACTTTGATGACTCAGCAATGTCTGTGCTCAGTGAAAAGTATATTCCCCAAGAAAATGAACGCATGAAG GTGGAGCTGGACCTAAACAAGGGTAAGGACCAATATAGGGAATTTACAACATCAACGACTGACATTTTCAGACAATTTCTGCAATGGATTCTTAAGAACCAAAAGGAACTCACAGATGAAAACTCTCCCAACAA ACTGAAGGCTGACATTGTGGTTGCAAGAGTAATACTACAGAATATCATGGAGGCCCCTTACGCAAGCTCTGCCCAATTTTCAATGATACTATTTGCACAATA TTTCAAGGGATCTATATACATTGATTACCCTACAtatggagatgatgatgatgattatgatgaagaggaagaagaatatgaagagatagaGGTGGATCCTATCTTAGGAGTCTATGGTCACAAGTTTGAGCAGTACATGACAGGAG GAGATCCTAATGAAGTTGTGCATTGCAATCGTCAGTTCCGCTGCGTCCTGAAACAACACCTAAATGAGATGACACTACTGCATCAAATTACCACTGATGCAATAGACCGATCCCGCCACCAAGATAACTTCAAAGATATGAGCAGCTTTGTGTCACTGAAGGCTTGCGTTGAACGTTTCAAGCCCAATAAAATAAGAAACTTCAGAAA ATACACTCTCCGTGGATGGTGGAGTGAAAGCCAGCTGTCTGGCATCGCTAGGGTACTGAAGGGCACCAGAAGCCAAGATGGCATAGTGCACACACTGGAGATGCTGCAGGTAGCTGACTTACCAGACCTGGCAGGG GGTGAGTGGGAACCGTCAGTCTGCATCAACTTTTTGGTCAAGTTCCTCAACTTTGTCAAGGAAAAGGTGCTTGCTGAACCAGACAGAGTGCATTGTTTTTATAGGCCACCTTCAGCAGGACActgcttccttcatttatatGGACAAAAAGGGACAGAAATCCTTCCAGATTGGTATACTCAGCATCTTTTTGtctcagaagaggaaaataattattGA